In Saprospiraceae bacterium, a genomic segment contains:
- a CDS encoding transcriptional regulator — translation MKNFIEDLNKAFESRVRLGIMSILMVNDSVDFNTLKEHLQITDGNLASHIQALEKLKYILVKKQFVGKKPNTSYAASKSGKRAFGEHLDALEKLIRKSN, via the coding sequence GTGAAAAATTTCATCGAAGATTTAAATAAGGCCTTTGAAAGCAGGGTGCGCCTGGGCATCATGTCAATCCTGATGGTCAACGATTCGGTCGATTTCAACACCCTCAAAGAGCATTTGCAAATCACCGATGGCAATTTGGCCAGCCACATTCAGGCATTGGAAAAATTGAAATACATCTTGGTCAAAAAACAATTTGTAGGTAAGAAGCCAAATACCTCATATGCCGCTTCAAAATCCGGTAAAAGAGCATTTGGCGAGCATCTCGATGCTCTTGAAAAACTGATCCGGAAATCAAATTGA